In a single window of the Biomphalaria glabrata chromosome 5, xgBioGlab47.1, whole genome shotgun sequence genome:
- the LOC129926340 gene encoding nuclear speckle splicing regulatory protein 1-like, protein MGLGEKVKGYRLETLAVREVKERKDTGLEDKKRKDTGPEDRKRKDTGPEDRKRKDTGPEDRKRKDTGPEDRKRKDTGPEDRKRKDTGPEDLKRKDTRPEDRKRKDTGPEDRKRKDTGPEDRKRKDTGPEDRKRKDTGPEDRKRKDTGPEDRKRKDTGPEDLKRKDTRPEDRKRKDTGPEDLKRKDTRPEDRKRKDTGTEDLNQKDTGPEDRKRKDTGLEYKKRKDTGPEDRKRKDTGLEDRKGKDTGTEDLKRKDTGTEDRKRKDTGTENRKRKDTGPEDRMRRILGQRI, encoded by the exons ATGGGTCTGGGTGAAAAGGTCAAAGGTTACAGGCTGGAAACGCTTGCTGTCCGAG aaGTTAAAGAGCGAAAGGATACTGGGCTCGAGGATAAGAAGCGAAAGGATACTGGGCCAGAGGATAGGAAGCGAAAGGATACTGGGCCAGAGGATAGGAAGCGAAAGGATACTGGGCCAGAGGATAGGAAGCGAAAGGATACTGGGCCAGAGGATAGGAAGCGAAAGGATACTGGGCCAGAGGATAGGAAGCGAAAGGATACTGGGCCAGAGGATTTGAAACGAAAGGATACTAGGCCAGAGGATAGGAAGCGAAAGGATACTGGGCCAGAGGATAGGAAGCGAAAGGATACTGGGCCAGAGGATAGGAAGCGAAAGGATACTGGGCCAGAGGATAGGAAGCGAAAGGATACTGGGCCAGAGGATAGGAAGCGAAAGGATACTGGGCCAGAGGATAGGAAGCGAAAGGATACTGGGCCAGAGGATTTGAAACGAAAGGATACTAGGCCAGAGGATAGGAAGCGAAAGGATACTGGGCCAGAGGATTTGAAACGAAAGGATACTAGGCCAGAGGATAGGAAGCGAAAGGATACAGGGACAGAGGATTTGAATCAAAAGGATACTGGGCCAGAGGATAGGAAGCGAAAGGATACTGGGCTGGAGTATAAGAAGCGAAAGGATACTGGGCCAGAGGATAGAAAGCGAAAGGATACTGGGCTAGAGGATAGGAAGGGAAAGGATACTGGGACAGAGGATTTGAAACGAAAGGATACTGGGACAGAGGATAGGAAGCGAAAGGATACTGGGACAGAGAATAGGAAGCGAAAGGATACTGGGCCAGAGGATAGGATGCGAAGGATACTGGGCCAGAGAATTTGA